From a single Silene latifolia isolate original U9 population chromosome 6, ASM4854445v1, whole genome shotgun sequence genomic region:
- the LOC141588474 gene encoding uncharacterized protein LOC141588474, with the protein MVAALDALPTNMGWKQIFHLLKEKRMLIIQGLEKPELYAGKMKNKIEPPEQSIGCVSCNAVLSFSDEDLLLGSKPHNRPLYVSGYIRGQKVKRILIDGGSGVNLMPKATMNELGITMDELSSSRTMIHGFNLNGERAVGMIRVNLTMGDFSSDTLFHVMDGKTSFKLLLG; encoded by the coding sequence ATGGTGGCTGCTCTTGACGCCCTTCCTACAAACATGGGATGGAAACAAATCTTTCATCTACTTAAAGAGAAGCGTATGCTGATAATTCAAGGACTTGAGAAGCCTGAGTTGTATGCGGGcaagatgaaaaacaaaattgAGCCTCCTGAGCAATCAATTGGATGTGTCTCCTGTAATGCAGTCTTgagtttttcagatgaggatttacttCTTGGATCCAAGCCTCACAACAGGCCACTTTATGTGTCTGGGTACATCCGGGGGCAAAAGGTCAAGCGCATTTTAATAGATGGAGGTTCAGGAGTCAATCTCATGCCAAAAGCTACCATGAACGAATTAGGGATCACGATGGATGAACTCTCCAGTAGTCGAACAatgattcatggtttcaacttgaatgggGAGCGCGCGGTTGGCATGATCCGCGTGAACCTTACCATGGGTGATTTTTCTTCCGACACATTGTTCCATGTTATGGATGGCAAGACatcattcaaactattgctgggATGA
- the LOC141588473 gene encoding uncharacterized protein LOC141588473, whose protein sequence is MNPLKCAFGVTSGKFLGFVVRHRGIEIDQIKIKAINEMSEPKTLKELRGLQGRLAYILSIKKYLASAPVLGAPIPGRPLVLYIAAQERSLGAMCAQEIEDRKERALYYLSRTLAHAIHVVSKADPIKYILSRPVLSGRLAKWAMLLKKYDLVFVPRKAVKGQAIADFFVDHPVPAEWEISDDLPGE, encoded by the exons atgaatccactCAAGTGTGCATTTGGCGTCACATCTGGGAAGTTCTTGGGGTTTGTGGTCAGGCatagaggcattgaaattgaccaaaTAAAAATCAAAGCTATCAACGAAATGTCGGAACCAAAGACATTGAAAGAGTTGCGCGGATTGCAAGGACGTTTGGCATACATCCTGAG CATCAAGAAGTACTTGGCCAGCGCGCCAGTGCTGGGGGCACCAATTCCAGGAAGGCCACTTGTCCTCTACATTGCAGCACAAGAACGCTCACTGGGGGCAATGTgtgctcaagaaattgaagaccgcAAGGAGAGAGCACTCTACTACTTGAGTCGTACCTTG GCTCATGCCATACATGTGGTCTCAAAAGCTGATCCAATAAAGTATATACTCTCAAGACCAGTCTTGTCTGGAAGACTTGCGAAATGGGCAATGTTACTTAAGAAATATGACTTGGTGTTCGTGCCTCGAAAGGCTGTGAAAGGCCAAGCTATCGCCGACTTCTTTGTTGATCATCCAGTACCAGCAGAGTGGGAAATTTCAGATGACCTCCCAGGAGAATAA